In Leptospira fletcheri, the genomic window GCTTCTCCGGATGCGAGAAAACGGTCCGTTTCTACGAAGGAAATTTTTTTCACTTCCTTGCTAGTCCGGTCCACGACGAAAATCCTGCTTCCTAGAATTGCCAATCCCCTGACATCTTTGGCAGGGCTCCTAACGGAGCCCGTAATTCTGCCGTTGTTCGGGTCGTACCGGTAGATATTACCGTCCGAAGAATCGGAGATCCAAATGCTGTTTCTCGCATAGCAGATATCTTTCGGTCCGGCCCTATCCGTTAAAAAGCCACCGAGAATCGTCTGCGTACCTTTGTCGTAAACGGAAACTTTTCCTGAGTCGGCGTCCAAAATATAGAGATAGTTTTGAAAATTAGCGATTCCACCTATCTTGTCTATCGGGACGGAAATTCTGTCCGTGACTCCGCCGGTATTCGGCTCGACTTTTAATATTACTCGTTTTGCGGCAACGAACACTTTTCCTTCTCTTGTATCGAAATTCAGTCCCGAAAGAAAGGGAATCCCTAAGTTAAACACTTCCTGCCGTCCGGTCGGGTCCACTTTAAAGATGGCTCTTCGCTTGCTATCTACGAACCAAAAATTCGTACCGTCGTAGGACAGCCCGTAAGGATTCTCGGTTAATTGAATTTCGAGATCCGCTTCCTCTTGGGCTCCGAGTTGCGGAAACGAAAATAGGATCAAAATAAAAGAAAGCGCAAAGACTAATTTTGTCTGACGAAAAGGTCTCGAATTCCGTTCCATAGCTCCTCTCCTAAGCTAGGCTGGGGTCCTGCAGCAGTAACGATCTCCATGGGCGAAGGCGTAAAAATGAAAACCAAAGAAAGCAAAATCGCGATGCCGGAAACTTTCCGGATCGAATCCAAGGGATACGTCGGATCCGGAACGTAAGGATGTTCCACCCTAATGAAATAGTAGATGAGCAATCCCCAAAGGATCCACGCATAATTCCAGAAAGAAAGCGCGAGAAATACACAGAATAAGTAATAGATCCAGGTGCGGTATTTTTCCCCGAAAACGGCGTAAATTACGTGTCCTCCATCCAATTGGCCGAAAGGAAGCAAATTGATTGCCGTAACCAAAAGGCCAACCCAACCGGCAAACGCAAGCGGATGAATCTCTACTTCATACAAATTCGCGTCAAAAGGGCCCAAGACCAACTGGTTGGCCCAAGCCACAAGTAAGCTTTCTCCGAATCGGACCTGAAACAATTCGGGATTGGAGCCGAGCGACTGGGACAATTCCGAAATCGGTACCAATTTCGAATACTTTAAGCCGATCAGATAGCACGGGACGGAAAGGATCAGACTCATCGCAGGTCCCCAGATTCCGATATCAAAAAGCTGTTTTTTGTCTCGGATCGGCTCTTGAATCTTTATGACGGCCCCCATCGTTCCGACCGGTGAAACAGGCAAAGGAATAAAAAAAGGAAGAGTCGCGCGGATTCCGTAATATCGTGCCGCTAAATAATGACCCATTTCATGGCAAAATAAAATCCCCAAAACAGGAATCGAATACAAGTACCTTTCCCAAAACTGAGCTCGAATCCAATCCCATTGCAAAAACGGAAGATTTAAAGTCTCTTCTTGAAATGTAAGAGTCAAAAAAGTAAGAAGGAAGAGGATGATATGGAGTCCGTATTTTGGTTTTTCCAATGGCTGATCTCCTTTGTCCCTGCCCGAAAGACGATCGGGTGGTTGCGACGGATTCCTTGTTTACATATAAAGGAACCCTACATAGGGTTTCCGATAGGAGCCTTCTAGGCAAGCGCGAAAGGAACAGGAATCAAGATTGTTCGATAATATTAAAGCGATCCGAAGAAACGACCCGGCGGCAAAGTCATACATCGAAATCGTACTTTGCTATCCCGGATTACATGCGCTTTGGTTTCATTCCGTCGCGCACTCTTTGTACAACCTCGGTCTGCCCTTAATTCCGAGGATAATCAATACGTTCGCTCGATTTTTGACGGGAGTGGACATCCACCCGGGTGCGAAAATTTCTCCGGGTATTTTCATAGACCATGGCCTGGGAGTCGTAATCGGAGAAACCGCTGAAATCGGCAGGGGATGCCTTATTTTACAGGGAGTCACCTTAGGAGGAACAGGAAAGGAAACCGGAAAAAGGCACCCAACCTTAAAGGAAAACGTAGTGGTTGGAGCTGGAGCAAAAATTTTAGGAAATATCGTTATAGAACATAACGTACGGATCGGAGCCGGTTCTGTAGTACTTCGAGACGTACCTCCCGATTGCACCGTAGTGGGAATTCCGGGAAAAGTAGTGCGTTCCAAAGTGGACTTCGGGGAAGCGGGAGAAAGGATGCTCGATCACAACGAACTTCCCGACCCGATCGCCCGGATCTTTTCGATCCTAGCGGAAAAGATCGATACCCTGCAGCAGGAAGTAAACGATCTATATGCAAAAGTGAATGCGACTGCACCGAAGCACACTCCGGTAAAAGGGGATCAGGAACTTCAGGAATACATCTACGGCGACGGAATTTAAAATCCGGGTTTTAAAATCGTAAATCATTTGACAAAACCCGAAAAAGAGCCAGCCTAAGTTCCTGCAAATTCATTCGGAAACCTCCGACTAAGAGATAAATGATGCGTAACTTAAAACGAATGATCGCTTTTTCTTTTTTGTTCGGTTCGATTCTTCTTACCGATTGCAACGCGTTAGTCAGTAATGAACAACTTTGCGGCAAAGATTTAAAGAATTATGATCATTGCCTTTCCATCTTGCTGCTTACGGATCCGGCTTGCGGACAAGGAATCGGCACTTGCACGATCGGCCATGTAGAGCTCGCTAAAAGTATCTGCGGAGATCGCATGAAACTCCAGGGCTGCAGGGCCCACAGAGATTAAAAACTTTTCGGAAACGGATCAACGATACCAAAAAAGAAAAGCGACCTCTCTTCGAGATCGCTTGATTCCGGCTCCGCGTTTGTCTAAAAAGATTTATCTTAGGGGAATGAAACAATCCACTCCGTCTTCTTTCAGCTTGGTTTTCAGTTGAAGGGCTTTTCCCCGGTCCGAAAAATCTCCCATCTGAAGAACGAACATCCCTTCTCGCTCGAACAAATAAACTTTTTCGCCGTATTCCGCCGAAAGATTTTTTCGGTAGTTTTCCGCAAGCTGACTATTTCTAAAAACTCCGACTTGGACGGTCTGACCTTTGGGAGCGCCTTTTACCAAAGTTGCGGGCGTAATCGCCTTTTTCGGGGTCAATTTTTCGGATTTGGTTTCGTTTAATAGAGCTTCTTCGTCTTCCACGTTCTCCAAATCTTCCGCTTCGTCTTTGCCACCTTTGCTGATTACTTTAAGTCCGACCTTTGCGATTCCTACGTCCTTAAAGTCCAAGTTTTCTGCGGCCTTTTCCGAAAGATCCAGGATCCGATCTTTCGCGAAAGGCCCACGGTCATTCACTCGAACGGTTACTTCCTTATCGTTTTCCAGGTTCTTTACTTTAATGACGGATCCGAGCGGAAGGCTCGGGTGAGCAGCGGTCAATTTGGTTTTATCGAATAATTCTCCGCTCGCGGTGGGCTTTCCGTGAAATTTAGGTCCGTACCAGGATGAATATCCGATTTCGTCAAAATCTCCCTCGGTCGGTTTTTTCGCGGCTGGCAGAGTAGCTTTTACAGGTTTGTTATCCGAAAGTAGGTCGTCTAAACCTCTTTGCCGACTGGCCGAATTTTGCGCCAATGCCATATCCTTTTTGGATTCTTGGTCCATAGGCGAGATTTCTTTTTCAAAGAAGATTTCCGACGGGTCGCCGGAAGCGCTGATGCTCCGTCTAGGTTCTACGGAAGCACAAGCCGTTATGGTGGTTAAAATTACGATCGCGGAAAACCGTTTCATTTTTGTCCTCAGTCGAGATTCTCTCCTTTTATTCATCGGAAGAATCCGGAAATCACCTAAAGACTTTTTCCGATTGCGTAATTCCTTTCCGACGTCGATACTCCTGGTATGGCCGAATCAGATTCTCGTAAAAAATTCAACGAGGCTCTTAGACTAGAAAAACAGGGCAAAATCTCCCAAGCCGCGAAATTATATGGGGAAATCGTCCAGTCAGAACCGGGTTTCCAAAAGGCTTATCTGAATCTTGGAGCCCTGTATTCCAAGTCCGGAGATTCCGAAAACGCGATCCGGACATATCGAAGAGCTCTGGAAATCGGCAAGACTCCGGAGCTTTACTACAACATGGGAGTCGAACTCTATCGGTTGAACAGTCCGGAAGCCGCCATTCGGGCATTGAAAAATTCCTTGGAACTGAACAAGAGATATTTAAATTCCCATCTTTTACTCGCGTATTGCTATAAGCAGTTGGAGAAGCCCGAAAAATCGGAGCTCTATCTAAAGAACGTTCTGAAAATCGAGCCCAAAAATAGGACCGCGCTCTCGGCCTTAGCTACGATTTATTTCGATACGGAAAAATGGGACGAGGCTTTGGACGCTACCGAAAAGGCGCTCGCCGTGAATCCGAACGACCCTCGAATGGAAATCCTGTTAACGGAAATCCATGTAAAATTGGGGAACTACAAACAATCTTTCGAGACGTTAAAAAAAGTCACCGCAACGGCGCAGGGTTTTTCTAATTTTTCGGATTCGGTTCGAAGTTCTAAAAGGAATCCCAAACCGGAAGAGAAAATATTCTTCGAAAACCTGGAAACTCTAACCAAAAAGAAGCTAAACGATTTTAAAAATAAGTTGGTTCTTTCCAAAGAAAGTCCCGAAGATTTCGAGGCTCCGGAAGCTCAGGACGCGCTTGATCTTTCCCTTATGTATCTATTTCATGGAGATACCGAGCGCGCCTTAAAATATCTGTTGTATGCACAAAAAAATTTGGAAGAGAATCCCGCTAAAGAGGTTCCTTAATCCGCTTCTCCGGATTTTGATCGCCCAACTCTTTTTGAGTGGTTGTGTTTATCCTATACGCTATGCGGAAACCTTGGAATCGGATCGCGGGTTTCTGTATCTTCCTTCCCAGAGATTTACGAAAGAGAAGATCGAGTCTATCGAAAGTCCTTGGGAAGCCAAGTCCCTCCGAGGAAAAGCGATCAGCACGGAGGACCACAACAACCTAGGGATCCTTTTAGCAAAAAGATCTCTTTTGGATGAGGCCGAGCAGGAATTCTTAGAGGCCCATAAGTCTTCGGCATCCGATCCGATTCCTATTTTGAATCTACTTAGACTGTATTTTTTAGTCGATGCGATTTCCGAGTCCAGAGCCCTGCTTTCGAATTATCTAAAGCAGGCAAGTCCGGCGGAAAGGAATAAGATCGAAAAGATCCTGCTAGACAATCTGCGAGAGGAAGAACTGGTCATTTTCTGGGACTCGTTGTCTTCCATCCCGGGACAGGAAGTTCATTCCTGGAACGGTCTAGCCGATTATTTTTACAGAAAACAGGATTGGTCAAAGAGCTATTTTTATCTAGAGAAGATTTTAGTCGTCAGTCCGTATCATAAAAACGCCAGAGGACTCATGCTGAAGATGGCGGATACGTTGGAAAAATGGGACGAGGCAATCGTGTTCGGTCAGAGTTTGATAGGGACAGCGGAGCGTGTGCCCGATCTAGAATATTATTTGGCTCACGCGTACTCGGAAAAAAAAAGATACGACGAGGCCTTGGAATGGATCCGGAAAGTTCCCGAGTCCGATCGCGGCAATCTACGTTTCTTGAATCTCTGGAGAACTTGCCTTCTTTCCAGGAATCCCCGAGCGGACCTTACTCCCTTGGTACCTTATTTCAGAAGATTGAAAGCCCAAGGTTTGGAAATCTCGGAAGAGGATTTTCTACCTACGACCGTACCGGAAGGAAGAGAAGCCGCCGAAAGAAATATACTCGGTCGTTAATCAGGAATCCTCTCCGTTTGAAAGTTTCCACGTTCGAATCGCTTGCAAAAGTTTAGAGGGCGAATGCGTCCGGATCATAGGAACGTTCCGTAACCATAAGGAAAGTTCGCAGATCGCCGTGGGAATATCCCGCTCTTCGACCG contains:
- a CDS encoding site-2 protease family protein, encoding MEKPKYGLHIILFLLTFLTLTFQEETLNLPFLQWDWIRAQFWERYLYSIPVLGILFCHEMGHYLAARYYGIRATLPFFIPLPVSPVGTMGAVIKIQEPIRDKKQLFDIGIWGPAMSLILSVPCYLIGLKYSKLVPISELSQSLGSNPELFQVRFGESLLVAWANQLVLGPFDANLYEVEIHPLAFAGWVGLLVTAINLLPFGQLDGGHVIYAVFGEKYRTWIYYLFCVFLALSFWNYAWILWGLLIYYFIRVEHPYVPDPTYPLDSIRKVSGIAILLSLVFIFTPSPMEIVTAAGPQPSLGEELWNGIRDLFVRQN
- the cysE gene encoding serine O-acetyltransferase, producing the protein MFDNIKAIRRNDPAAKSYIEIVLCYPGLHALWFHSVAHSLYNLGLPLIPRIINTFARFLTGVDIHPGAKISPGIFIDHGLGVVIGETAEIGRGCLILQGVTLGGTGKETGKRHPTLKENVVVGAGAKILGNIVIEHNVRIGAGSVVLRDVPPDCTVVGIPGKVVRSKVDFGEAGERMLDHNELPDPIARIFSILAEKIDTLQQEVNDLYAKVNATAPKHTPVKGDQELQEYIYGDGI
- a CDS encoding tetratricopeptide repeat protein is translated as MIAQLFLSGCVYPIRYAETLESDRGFLYLPSQRFTKEKIESIESPWEAKSLRGKAISTEDHNNLGILLAKRSLLDEAEQEFLEAHKSSASDPIPILNLLRLYFLVDAISESRALLSNYLKQASPAERNKIEKILLDNLREEELVIFWDSLSSIPGQEVHSWNGLADYFYRKQDWSKSYFYLEKILVVSPYHKNARGLMLKMADTLEKWDEAIVFGQSLIGTAERVPDLEYYLAHAYSEKKRYDEALEWIRKVPESDRGNLRFLNLWRTCLLSRNPRADLTPLVPYFRRLKAQGLEISEEDFLPTTVPEGREAAERNILGR
- a CDS encoding tetratricopeptide repeat protein, with protein sequence MAESDSRKKFNEALRLEKQGKISQAAKLYGEIVQSEPGFQKAYLNLGALYSKSGDSENAIRTYRRALEIGKTPELYYNMGVELYRLNSPEAAIRALKNSLELNKRYLNSHLLLAYCYKQLEKPEKSELYLKNVLKIEPKNRTALSALATIYFDTEKWDEALDATEKALAVNPNDPRMEILLTEIHVKLGNYKQSFETLKKVTATAQGFSNFSDSVRSSKRNPKPEEKIFFENLETLTKKKLNDFKNKLVLSKESPEDFEAPEAQDALDLSLMYLFHGDTERALKYLLYAQKNLEENPAKEVP
- the mpl36 gene encoding RlpA family plasminogen-binding lipoprotein MPL36, which encodes MKRFSAIVILTTITACASVEPRRSISASGDPSEIFFEKEISPMDQESKKDMALAQNSASRQRGLDDLLSDNKPVKATLPAAKKPTEGDFDEIGYSSWYGPKFHGKPTASGELFDKTKLTAAHPSLPLGSVIKVKNLENDKEVTVRVNDRGPFAKDRILDLSEKAAENLDFKDVGIAKVGLKVISKGGKDEAEDLENVEDEEALLNETKSEKLTPKKAITPATLVKGAPKGQTVQVGVFRNSQLAENYRKNLSAEYGEKVYLFEREGMFVLQMGDFSDRGKALQLKTKLKEDGVDCFIPLR